The genomic interval GGTTTGGGCGCCAACCTTGAGATATCACAATGATGTGTTCTACTTGGCCACATCCAGCTTCGACCGATTCCGTCCCCAACAAGGCGAACGCACATTTCCCCGAGGCTTCTACATCAAAACAACGAACATATGGGACTCGTCATCTTGGTCAGACCCTGTGTACTTTGACATGGTGGGATTCGATCAAGACGTAAGTCTCCGACTATTCTATATTGAACTTCATAGAACATGTGTCGTCTACATACCTGATGCTAACGAGCTCTCCAGCTTTTCTGGGAACACGATGGAAGCGTGTATCTGTCTACCACTCACGTAAAGGTCGATCGGCCACCTGATGCAGATGAATCAAGACTCGACTAtgccatccacatctgcaAGATAGATTTGGAAACGGGCGACTCGATCTCCAAGCCAGTGATGATTCGCGAATCCCCATCTGGAATTTCCGAAGGCTCACATATCTTTCGGCGTAGAGGGTATCATTACCTTCTCACAGCAGAGGGTGGCACTGGCTCAAGACACTCTGTGTGGGTGTTCCGGAGCGAGAATGGGATCTTAGGGCCCTGGGTGTCTTTCCCCAATAACCCTCTGCTGAGCAGCTCTACTAATCACGAGGTACAAAACACTGGGCATGtggactttgtcgaggaTGCGAATGGACAATGGTGGGCCGTGCTTCTTGGAGTCCGACCGATTCGAAAAAGCGACGGCGTGTGGCAAGATTCCGTTTTCGGTGAGTGTGGCACTTGAAATCAAGACTTTTGAATGGAGTTGCCAACCCGATCGTCTTCAGGGCGAGAGACATTCCTTGTCCAGGTGCAGTGGATCGATGAGTGGCCGATCATCAATCATGGACAGAAAATTTGCCTCGGCCCTGAGCCGGAACCTCTCACGCGAACTCTCTGGAGAGATGACTTTTCTGAGCCTTCTCTAAGTTTGGGATGGTACAGAAAAAGTACGTGGGTACCGATCTCTTCACCAGAGTTCTTCCGGCTATCCGTCCTTTTAGTTCTTTCACGCTCATCCTGTTCGAGTAAGCTCTGACACTGGATTAATATAGATACAACGGAGAAGGTCGACTATACTATTATGAACAGCCCAAATTGTTTGCGCCTGCATGGCGGGCCTTATAACCTCTCGGCGCCCGCTAGCCCGACCTTGTTTCTGCGGAAGCAGACACACAGGTGTTGCGTCTGGGAGACCAAGCTTTCGTTCCACCCAACAGCGGAACATGAAGAAGCGGGATCCGTGGTCTGGTGGAACTACCTCACTTACAGCAGTATTGGGATCCGCAAAGTGCATGATGGAACCAACGAAGATGCCACATCCAGAGCAAGAATTATTCGCTTCAGATCAGCAGAATGCGAAATAGTTGAGCGCAAGCTTCTTGGGTTTGACTCGGATGTTGTTCTCCTGATCAAATGCAGCGACTCTGAGTATGAGTTCGGGTTCAAGGAGCTTGGTGCGACGGAGGATGAGACGTTAGAGCCCCAGTGGTTGGGAAAAGTCAGTAACGAGATCATGACAAGACCACCACCCATCGGCCTAGCGTTCTCGGGTATGTTACTGGGATTGTATTCTTTCGCAGAATTTCGGAAGTGCACGAAGCCAGCCGACTTCCATTATGCGGAATTTAGACTGCGTGATTGATGGCAAACAAAGGATTATAAATTTCCTGCAATAGAAAAAGTATACCTTCTTACCCTGGTGGTAGAGACTCAGTACACATATAAAATTTGTTTAATCTAGTCATCGTGTGACTGCCCACTCCCTTCTACGTCAGATTCCTCCTTGGCAAAAATAAGATGTGAAAATCCGGGGCACTGATGGCCAGCCAATGCTAAATAAATGATATCCGAGATGAGGACCAACCTTGGTGGGAATGTTAGCGTGCAACTGAGTCCTCGCATCCCCCTGTGGTTTTGGACACTGGGAATGCATATAAGATGGCGCTTTCATTGAAAAATTCGCGCCTACTGGCGAAGTTCTCCTCGTGGCTTTTTTCAACGGTGTAGGTTGAAAACCGAAAAGAAGGCTTAGCCTATTTCGGCCATTCGTCCGTGCGATCTTCCGGTCGGATGTCACTCCGCTGAATGCCCCGACATGCCGCAGTCAGACAGAGCATGAGGTGGGGCACAGATTTGCTGGGTATacaccaagaccaagcaTAGCGAGCATCACCTTGAATAACTGCTTGAAAAAACTGCTCAGATTAGTTGTTAACTTGTCAACTTGTCACGGGCTTCTGACGTCTAATACGCACTCAACACCCTGTCGCATTCGCATAAGCTTAAAAAGTTTTTCCATCTTATGGCTCCTGAGATTCCATGGCGCCAGTGATTTTCATCGTTCCTGGTTTGTGGGAAGGCCCGGCAGCCTTTCAACCGCTCAAGAAAGTACTCGAGAATGCTGGCTTATCTGTTCATACCACGAGGCTTATTAGCACTGGCACAACAGCCGCCGACGGCCTCACAGTGAAAGATGACACCGCTGCTATTTCCCGAGACCTTGCTGCTACCGTCAAGATAGCTGGGTCagatggtgttgttgttttcCTGCATTCCGCAGGTGGTTTTCTTTGTAGTGCGGCTATGCGAGGCCTTACAGCCACCTCAATGCATGCTGCCGGCAAGAGGGGTGGTGTCAAACGCATCATTTTCATGTCATGTGCTTTTGGGCCGGAAGGATTCGAGACGAagccaacatcaacaatgcAATTCTTCGTGAGTATCTCAGGCTATTTGTCATTTTGGCCCCCATTTTGCACCCTTTCCACTATGTTGGACATTATGAAACTGACTTACACATTAGCAGAACAATAGCTACTTCACGTGTGTTGATCCCCGAAATCTTCTTTTCAACGATATGACCGATTCAGAGGCTACGGAATGGATCACTAAGTTGCAGCATCAGCCAGCTAGATGGGATGGAGTCACAACATACTGCGGGTGGCGCGATGTTCCTAGCCTTTATATTATCCTCGATAAAGACAAGGGAATCCTGCCTGAGGTCCAAGAGCAGATGGCGAGATTAGCTGCCAGCAAGATTGTCCGTTTAGATGCAGGGCACATGGCCCAGTTGACGAAGACAATCGAAGTTGCCCAAATTATTATAGACGTCACCACGGAATTACGGTAATGTGGCGCAAACATTATGTAAATAAACTCGAAATTCAAAGCATATCGAGCATATCGAGCATATCgacttttgcttttttttatttcaattcttgtttttttttttttttttttttttgagaTCCACACTAAGGTCACCAGTACATTATTTGCGTAAGATAATAGACCAATCGCTCATAACTTTGAAATATGCGAAGCAAACAGGTTTCTCACAAATTGAAGGTCCTATTCAGCTGACTCAAATGGGCTTCAACGTGACAATGCTTTTCTTGCAGCCTTGTAAAGAATTGAATGTTCGTCTTGACTAATGTAGCTTCTTATTTCCCAAACAGAACAGAAAGGATACCGCCTTGATAGGGTCGTTGGGAAACATCAATGAGCAGTATCGAATTAATACCTTTAAATTCTTAAAAAATGAACCTCATGTTTCCAAGTCTTACTATGAACCTCATGTTTCCAAGTCTTACTAAACCGAAATCACAGTCGAAGCAAATTTCCACAAACCAAGTCTCTTCTACAAGACAGGAGCGAGCTTTGAATGCAAGGTTCTACATTATCTTTCCAAAGCAAGAAATACACTCGAAACCATAGGTCAGAGAGTTATTCTCCAGCTGTTATTCGTTTGTCGCAGTAATATCgaaacaaaccaaaaaaacATCTGCTTCTCGTATTCTTAATGGCACATAAGCTGATTCTGAACGAAATGTAACTAACACTGCTGTAGAAGCGATGTCTATAATCATTTCATACTTTCTTCAATATATCAGACCGGTGAATGGCCCGGTTCCGGGATATTCAAGAAACTGGAGATGATCATCAACTTCATGCGGGGAACTTCCGGGAAGGTTTGCGGAGCCATTTCCGGCTAACGACGTCCGCTTCAATGTAACGAAAGGGATGCCGTGGGGCGAAGGCGTAATGGGGCGCATATCAGGAGATCTAAAAGACACTTTCTACAGCGTGGCTCTAGGATAAATAGAAGGATCCTCCGCTGGTCAGTACTCTTGTGTTTTCTTGCAAACAATATCCAAAGTCCCAATATACGATTACAAAATGCGATGCAAGATGGCCAAGTCCCTCCTGTTATTCGTATCTACGCTCCCATTCATAGCGGCTTCTTTTGTCCATCCCGGCGCGTTACACACCGCCGATGACTTTACACGCATTACAAACTATGTGAATGCAAAAACAACTCCCTGGTACACAGACTGGGAGCTCTTGTTAAATAGCACGTATGCTCAAAGCACCTATACGTCGCAAGCTGTTTCGGCAATTTATAGGGGCTCTGACGGCGTTCATGCCGAAAATTACCAACTGCTCTATGAGGATGCTGCAGCCATGTACCAGCTTGCGATTCGCTGGAAGATCTCCGGAGATTCAACCTATGGTGATGCTGCAGTGAGCATACTCAACTCGTGGGGGTCGACATTGGAAGTTATTGGAGGGGATCCAGATCAATGGTTGGCAAATGGTATTTACGGCTACCAACTTGCCAACGCTGCCGAAGTAATGCGAGATTACTCCGGCTGGTCCTCATCGGATATCACGACCTTTCAAAATATGATGGAGGATGTTTTTGCAGCGCAGAATGAGTTTTTTCTTAGAACTCATAATGGGTCCGCAGATATCCCTTACGCCAACTGGGATTTATGCAACATGGCCTCGATGTTAGCCATTGGCATTCTGAATGACAATTCAACTAAATTCGATTTTGTAACGGACTACTTCTACGATGGATGGGGCCACGGAGCAGTCGGAAATGGCACCAACTTCATCATAGCCAATTATACCGAGTCGGGTTCGACTAAGATCTTGTCTCAAGGTCAGGAGGCTGGCCGTGACCAGGGCCATGCCACTCTGGATTTCACTCTCGCGGGAGTCCTGGCCCAACAGGCATACAACCAGGGTACCGACCTCTTCGCTGCTGTTGGCAATGCTTTTCTCAATGGGTATGTAATCTCAACCACGTTTCCCTATTGGCTATATCTGTCAATTCAAGTCTTTGCTATTACTTTTCGCTAACCAAAGGCGTACTTCAATACAGAGCTGAGTACTGCTCCAAATATAATGTCGGAGACGACGTTCCATATACTTCTTATGATAGTGCCGAGGGTCTTCAGAGTGTCATCTCCAGCGACTCACGTGGTGACGCTCGTCCGGGATATGAGCTTTTATATGCCCATTACAATGACCTGAAAGGGCTCAATGCGTCGTGGACTGGAGAGTACCGAGATTACGTGAACGCTAATATCACTGCAAGCGTTGAAGGAGGTGGGGGCAATTATGGCCCCGACAGTGGTGGATTTGACGGACTCGGCTTCGGGACACTGTTGTACAGGTTGACAGCATGATTATACAATTTTTGTAGTTGCAACATTAGTGAAGACTAGCTTCTCATGTGGTCATAACAATGGTAATTCTATAAGTCTCTTCGATGTCTTTCGTAAAACTCGCATACTCCTCACTACAGCTAGGATGTCCCAATGAAGTTGGAAAGTCTGCATATTTTCCCCTAAATAGCTCATAATCACGATAGGAGCCCAGTTCTATATAATTGATGGCCTAGAACCTATTCTCAGTCAGACTTGGTCTACTTTCAGAGAGTCGGATGGCCATTCAGACACTGGGTGAATATGAGTCACCTTAGACTCCTTCTTAATTCGTTTTGTACGATTTTTTCTGGGTTTGTCTTCAATCTTTCTTTCAAGGGCTGCATGCCTTTTTACTCACTCTACGTAGCAAGGTATTTTTTGCCTTGGCTCATTCAACGAATCTTCTGCATTTATTGCAAAGAAAACTGATTGATGAAAATGATGTCCGCATGTTGAGCGGAATACAAAGATTACGTAGAAGGAAGCAGGTTTTTGTAGCCCCCATAGTGCGAATGGGATCATTGCCTGCAGACAGTCCACTCAACGCTCACGATGCCTTACGATTTTTAAGCAATGCTCCAACTCTGGAGCTCGAATGTTTTCAAGCAGCACATACAATTATTAATTCTGTGCCTGCAGCTCAAGGTACTACTCTGTTCATCATTTACATTGTTCACCAGTTCCCTTGGCGCTCAGTCGTTGTTGGTAACTTCGACATGCTCTGCAAAAGTCTTCCTCTCGCGAAGATTGTCGGTCGCATGCTGTTCCTTATAATGTTTGGTGATTGCCTGGGTACCCGTCAAGAGCTCGTCGCCATCGAAAATTTCGCCGATTTCCTCAAGGCCCTTGCCCTTAGTCTCTGGCAAATACCACCACGCAAATGCGCATTCGAAACCCAGAATGGCACAGGCGACTATGTAGTAGCGCCAGCCAATGCTGTCCATGGCGACAGGGTTCACATAACTGGTAAAAAAGCTGGCTGTGTACCCGCAAAATTGGAAGATCATAGCTGTTTTGGACcggagagagaagagagaacaCTCCACAACATAAGGCACGGTGGCGATGGCAAAAGGTTGGTAGCCAACTTGGAACAGGAAAATCATAGCGACAACAGCCAGCTCGAGAGGGTGATCCGTGAAGTTTCTCTGCTCATTAAGAGCCGAACAAATTGTCCAGATGATAAACACAAGAAGCATGACAGTCATACCAAAGGTGATCGATCCTCGTCTGCCAAAACGGTCGATAAGCATAGCAAAGAATACCGAGCAGCATAGCTGCCAGATAGCCGCTATAGCGTTAATGAGCAGCTGAGTCTCTGGATCTGTGATGCCGATACTATCAAGGATCTTGGCGAGGTAGTATCCGGTCAGACCAAGGCCGGACAACTGAGCAGCGTAGCCAATAAACAACAAAATCCAGAGACGCTTTCGATTTCCCTGTGTGCGGATAAACTCTTTCCACTGGATagccttctgcttcttttcctcttccaacGTCGCCTGAATTTCAAGCATTTCGAAACGAATCAGTTGGGAATTATGATCGCCGCCCGCATGATATTTGGCGAGTACATTCGTGGCCTCTTCATGTCGGTCCTTGAAAACAAGCCAACGAGGAGATTCCGGTACAAAGATACTAAGCACCAGCTGCAGGATTGACGGAACACCCTGCAAGAGACTGGGTAACCTCCAGCTCCAAGAGGAATCCATTTTGAAAGTGCCGAATGTAGTCCACGCTGCGATCAAGTAGCCCTAAGTAGAAGTGCCGCGTTAGCTTCGCCATACTATTGGTAGACCTGCAGGCATAACTGGCATCCCATTCGGCGAATAGCGAAACTCACCACAACCCACTGTGTCATATATAGAGAAACAATCTTTCCACGATGGGTTGGATACGCGACCTCCGTCATCAGCTGGGGAGCAGCGACGGCCACGAGGCCGGTACCCAAACCGATAATAATGCGGCCGGCAATGAACATGCCCAAGCTTTGGGCACCAGCCTGAAGAGCAGAGCCAATAGTAATTAAAGCTGTACCGATTGTGATGGGTTTCTTGCGTCCGAGGATCTCGCACAACTGGGAGGAGAAGGTAACGGAAACCAGCACACCAATGTTGATAGCATTGACCATAGTGCCCAGCTTAGCACCTTCCTGTCTAGGGTATTAACAGACTGGTCGAGGACCCGAGACACTTGGGCGAGCTTACCGGGTTACCAAACGCAGCTTTCCACGAAGGCAAGGACTGCATGCCGTTCAACATGCTACCGTCAAACCCACAGGTAAACTGAGCCAAGAAGGCGCAAAGTAACAGCAGATTCAGCTTGAGCAGGTGTGGATACTGAAACCACCACTTTTCGAGTTTAGGGGTAACGTCTGCCAGGACAAGGCCCTCGAACTCATCGAGGGCGGCCAGATCATGTTTCGCCTCCTCAGGTTGTGACATGTTGGCGGTTTGGAGATAGCAGCTGACAGAAATGAAAAGGTTTGACGAAAGAGTAAAGATCCAGGACACTCGACGCTCGAAGAATTTCTTTTCTGCTGGTGCAATCCGTCAACGACGACCCTGGTCTTGCAAGGACGTCGACCGCGCGCGAGTTTATATTAGGTGCAAAACGATAGAGAGCAACGACTCCGGGACGTTgtctcgccgccgtctccgcgCTCGGAATTCCGGGATAGCACATGGAGGCGACAGGCCGTCGATGTTTGGCAGTCTGTCTAGCCCAAAGCCAACGGCGGTCAAGTGGGTCGAGCTCGGAAATTCGGGGTAAGGACCGGAGCCATCGTCCAACCCCCCTTTTCCAGCACCACATGGCCACGCCATTGGTAGTGCCAAGTGGGGCAATAATTGCCGCTACTGGCTAATCGATCTGGTTTTTGCTATGAACTATAGCGGTGTCACTCGATTTGGACTGGCCTGACTGATGCACCTCTTCACCGGCGCCAAGCCGACACTTGCGCCGATCACTTGGGATTCAACCACGCCTACGGTGCCAACAACTTCTGCAATGTAAACGCACATAAAAGGGATTGTGGTAGTCGTGGATTCAATTTAGGCAAGCTGTGGCGATTTCTAGCACTTCTCACCATACAATACCGAGATCACGTCTTTCGGTTGCCAAACTGTCGATCCGGAATAGACACTTACTGACTTATGGaaaggaggaaaaagagCAGCAGGAAATTGAGTAGCAGGAGAGAGCTCGGTTGTGATGAGTGATGTGAGGGTGATGTGGATAACAGTGGGCGACGATAGTCAAGTGAGAGTATTTCCCATCAGATGAGATACCGAAGAAGGCCAGGAGGGAAGGGAATCAGACGGCCCAAAAGAGGAGATCTGGAGAGCGAAGACAccgaaagaaagaaagtgaagaacggagaggggagagagtTGATCAAATAGTCACGTCATCTCTTTAGCCTGGACTCCTACGAATACTAATACGCAGCAGAGCAATTCGCATTGGAACAAGTGAAGGGCCAGACACACGATGAGAACGGAACGGGCTAGTTGGGAGCGCTCATGTTCTCGATGAGGGGCTCCCCGTGATCTGCTTACTGTCCCCAATATTTACCACCTAGGCTAGTAGAACAGTAGAACAATCCGAGATCTGATAATATGTAGGTGTACATCATGATTTAAGGTTAAAGAGGAGGAGCTTGCTTAAGTAAAGACGCTAATGTACGACCGACCCGCTGCACTAGTGACTTTCGGGTGTCTACTCTATCCTCGCACCGGAGGCTCTCCGGCAATTCCCCCACCACCCGGAATCCTCACGACGCCTTTCTGCAACGGGTGTTCTGCTAATTCAAACATAGCCAAGGTTCAATGAGCCAGGAACACAGGACGCGTGAAGTAAGTTTCCCCGTGGGGAAAAACTTTTGCCCCCGAAACCGGCTTGACCACTGCGCGAAACGCCCATGTCTAATTTCCCCGCACTGCGTCAATTTGCTCGCTTACAAAGAACCTCCCCCAGAATTGCGAGCGCATCACTATGTGAACTTTCTGTCGTGCAAACTACTGATATCTTTTTCGACTGGTCTAAATGCCGACTAGATCCACCCATACCCCCGGCGGCGAGCCTAATGGCCAAGAGCCACCGGAAAAATCCAAGCCCGATGATGAGGTGCCCGCCTGCCAGTCCTGCCGCAAGAAAAAGGCCCGATGTGATCGCGCTCAGCCTTGCTCGCAATGTGTACGATTTAAGGTCGCTTGTGTATATGATGACCGTCGCATGAAGCCTGGCCTCCGCGCGGGCGCGGTTGACCAGCTCTACCGTCGCATCGAAACCCTTGAGAATATGTTTCTCGGCCAGGAGATGCTCTGGCAGCAGATGTGGCAATCGCTTCATCCTAACCGCCCTCTTCCTGGACCTACCGACCGGCCGACCGATATTTCCGATCTGGCTCAGCGACGTGAGCAACTAAAGACATCTCTACTTCAACCTGTGTCTCCAACAACGCAGATAAACGGGTCAAGTGAGCCCCATAAAGATGCCGTGGATACGGAAGCAGATCTACGTGCAGAAAAAAGACGACGGATAAAGGACACGACTCCATCTACCCTGCCAATTGACATTGACGGCGATATCTCGGCGATTTTGCCAGTAGATGTCATGACCGAGCTCGTAGACTTGTACTACGTGAACATCCATCCTTGGATACCTGTTCTACATGTCGCCAGATTCCGCGAGCGGATGCAATTGCCAGACGAACGCCCACGTATTGCTTGCATCCTTCATGCGATCATTGCGGTCTGCGCACGTTTCTCTCAGAGTGCATTTTTACGGGAGGAGAAGACGAAATCACGAATTGCGGAGAAGAGCCGACAAAAAGTTATACTTGATAGTACCGAGTCTTTCTCCGTCGAGAACCTGCAAGCCTTGGTCATTATTGCATTTGAAACTGTCAGAATTGAGCTTCCCCCACCTCCAGTCGTCTCGTTTTGACTGCAAACTAACATCAATGCAGAttggccgcggccgcgggCCTTCATCATGGTCCATTATCGGAAGTATGGTTGGCACAGTGGAGCAACTCCAGTTGAGCGTCGAGGAAGATGTACTAAACCGTGCAACAAACCCCGGCGAGACACTCATTCGGCGCATGGTCTTTTTGAATCCCTCTACCTCTTGGAGCGAAGCCGAGGAGCGTCGTCGGCTCTTCTGGACCGTTTTCCTGATGGATAGGTTTTGTAGCGTATCAACGGGCTGGAAAATCAGCCTCACCAGCGCCGATGTGAAGCGTCGCCTGCCTTGTGAAGGTGCCCTTTGGGAGAAAGAGCAGGAAGTCCGTGCGCCGTACTTTGGGATCTCAGATTCGAAGGACACAGCATTTAGCAGTTCAGTTGTCAACAGCGACCGGGAGTCGATGAATGGCGAGGACCACGACGCTATCGGTGCCTTTGCATATAATATTGAAGCAACCGAGTCACTCGCATTAGTGACAaatttctttcttcatcatgctTTCATCGTTGGGGATGCCGAGAAAGCCCAAAGATGGCTGCTGAAATTTAAGGAGCTCGACTTGCGACTTATTCAGTAAGTATTGGACCCATCATCAATATTTTTTGCTATTGTTTACCAACATATTGTTTGTCCCAGATGGAAGTTGTATCTGCCTCTGAAGTGGCGAGAGGCCTCCGTGCTTAATGATGATGGAGTCATGGATCCGAATCTCACCCTGGCCCACATCACTCACAACACTGCTGTGATACTATTACACCAAGGAATTGCCTATCCGCCGGCACACTGGCAGTCTTGCCCAATTAAACTTCCATCTGCCTCATCAGCAGAGACCTGTCTGGAAGCCGCATCTGAGATCGCAACCATTGGCCACCAGTTCTTATCATTCTCGCCAATATTCACGAACCCCcaattttccttttgtcttTTCATTGCGGGAAGGATGCTTCTGGCACATGCGAGATATAATCAAGTTCCTATTCCTCCCACTCTCGACACCTTAATCGCAAGCCTACTGGAGATTTCTCAGAGGTGGACGGGATGTAGTGACACCACTTATCCCGGAGGCGATAACCTTGCCTCGAGCTTTGCAAAGCGGCTTATTGAAGCCCCAAGCAATTTAATGGCTGCCCCCCGTCCGAGCCTCGACATACGACAGACCGCATACTCGGACGAGTCAAAAGACCAGCCACAACAGCAACTCAATACCAGCACAGATTCTTCCGTGGCATCTCTATTCCTGCCAAAGGCTGCAAATGCCATATCTCCATCTCGAAATATGAGCAGGAGATCGATGCAGGAATTGTCCGACTTCGATCCATTCAGTTTAGCTTTCCCTCCACTTCCGCCAGCGTTCCAGCCGGACTTTATTGGACTTTCGAGATCCGATCCCCTTTGTATCTATGCCCAAGCAACTGAAAGCCAAGCACCTTCGTCATTGGGCCTACAGTCCTTGCATAATCAGCAATCTACCATGTGGCAAGGCCACA from Penicillium psychrofluorescens genome assembly, chromosome: 5 carries:
- a CDS encoding uncharacterized protein (ID:PFLUO_008354-T1.cds;~source:funannotate), which translates into the protein MSQPEEAKHDLAALDEFEGLVLADVTPKLEKWWFQYPHLLKLNLLLLCAFLAQFTCGFDGSMLNGMQSLPSWKAAFGNPEGAKLGTMVNAINIGVLVSVTFSSQLCEILGRKKPITIGTALITIGSALQAGAQSLGMFIAGRIIIGLGTGLVAVAAPQLMTEVAYPTHRGKIVSLYMTQWVVGYLIAAWTTFGTFKMDSSWSWRLPSLLQGVPSILQLVLSIFVPESPRWLVFKDRHEEATNVLAKYHAGGDHNSQLIRFEMLEIQATLEEEKKQKAIQWKEFIRTQGNRKRLWILLFIGYAAQLSGLGLTGYYLAKILDSIGITDPETQLLINAIAAIWQLCCSVFFAMLIDRFGRRGSITFGMTVMLLVFIIWTICSALNEQRNFTDHPLELAVVAMIFLFQVGYQPFAIATVPYVVECSLFSLRSKTAMIFQFCGYTASFFTSYVNPVAMDSIGWRYYIVACAILGFECAFAWWYLPETKGKGLEEIGEIFDGDELLTGTQAITKHYKEQHATDNLRERKTFAEHVEVTNND
- a CDS encoding uncharacterized protein (ID:PFLUO_008352-T1.cds;~source:funannotate), whose product is MAPVIFIVPGLWEGPAAFQPLKKVLENAGLSVHTTRLISTGTTAADGLTVKDDTAAISRDLAATVKIAGSDGVVVFLHSAGGFLCSAAMRGLTATSMHAAGKRGGVKRIIFMSCAFGPEGFETKPTSTMQFFQNNSYFTCVDPRNLLFNDMTDSEATEWITKLQHQPARWDGVTTYCGWRDVPSLYIILDKDKGILPEVQEQMARLAASKIVRLDAGHMAQLTKTIEVAQIIIDVTTELR
- a CDS encoding uncharacterized protein (ID:PFLUO_008353-T1.cds;~source:funannotate), whose translation is MAKSLLLFVSTLPFIAASFVHPGALHTADDFTRITNYVNAKTTPWYTDWELLLNSTYAQSTYTSQAVSAIYRGSDGVHAENYQLLYEDAAAMYQLAIRWKISGDSTYGDAAVSILNSWGSTLEVIGGDPDQWLANGIYGYQLANAAEVMRDYSGWSSSDITTFQNMMEDVFAAQNEFFLRTHNGSADIPYANWDLCNMASMLAIGILNDNSTKFDFVTDYFYDGWGHGAVGNGTNFIIANYTESGSTKILSQGQEAGRDQGHATLDFTLAGVLAQQAYNQGTDLFAAVGNAFLNGAEYCSKYNVGDDVPYTSYDSAEGLQSVISSDSRGDARPGYELLYAHYNDLKGLNASWTGEYRDYVNANITASVEGGGGNYGPDSGGFDGLGFGTLLYRLTA
- a CDS encoding uncharacterized protein (ID:PFLUO_008355-T1.cds;~source:funannotate); the encoded protein is MPTRSTHTPGGEPNGQEPPEKSKPDDEVPACQSCRKKKARCDRAQPCSQCVRFKVACVYDDRRMKPGLRAGAVDQLYRRIETLENMFLGQEMLWQQMWQSLHPNRPLPGPTDRPTDISDLAQRREQLKTSLLQPVSPTTQINGSSEPHKDAVDTEADLRAEKRRRIKDTTPSTLPIDIDGDISAILPVDVMTELVDLYYVNIHPWIPVLHVARFRERMQLPDERPRIACILHAIIAVCARFSQSAFLREEKTKSRIAEKSRQKVILDSTESFSVENLQALVIIAFETIGRGRGPSSWSIIGSMVGTVEQLQLSVEEDVLNRATNPGETLIRRMVFLNPSTSWSEAEERRRLFWTVFLMDRFCSVSTGWKISLTSADVKRRLPCEGALWEKEQEVRAPYFGISDSKDTAFSSSVVNSDRESMNGEDHDAIGAFAYNIEATESLALVTNFFLHHAFIVGDAEKAQRWLLKFKELDLRLIQ